One stretch of Pseudomonas fluorescens Q2-87 DNA includes these proteins:
- a CDS encoding zinc ribbon domain-containing protein YjdM codes for MSTLPPCPKCNSEYTYEDGTQLVCPECAHEWSASGEAETVSDDAVKKDSVGNVLQDGDTITVIKDLKVKGTSLVVKVGTKVKNIRLCDGDHDIDCKIDGIGPMKLKSEFVRKV; via the coding sequence CTGCCCGAAATGCAATTCCGAATACACCTACGAAGACGGTACCCAACTGGTCTGCCCGGAGTGTGCCCACGAATGGTCCGCCAGTGGCGAAGCCGAGACGGTATCCGATGACGCCGTGAAGAAGGATTCGGTCGGCAACGTCCTGCAGGACGGCGACACCATCACCGTGATCAAAGATCTCAAGGTCAAGGGCACATCGCTGGTGGTCAAGGTTGGCACCAAGGTCAAGAACATCCGCTTGTGCGATGGCGACCACGACATCGACTGCAAGATCGACGGCATCGGCCCGATGAAGCTCAAATCCGAGTTCGTCAGAAAAGTCTGA
- a CDS encoding PA4570 family protein, with protein sequence MTYLIDAWLDRPHPYLRILHRETGEVCAVLEEEALNELQDQGDLDLNSLNSSEPLVLKELVRNLFLFCYARALRPTSEFNGRFQG encoded by the coding sequence ATGACTTATTTGATCGATGCCTGGCTGGACCGCCCACACCCCTACCTCAGGATCTTGCATCGGGAAACCGGGGAAGTCTGTGCGGTGCTTGAGGAAGAAGCATTGAACGAGCTGCAGGACCAAGGGGATCTGGACCTCAACAGTCTCAATTCCAGCGAACCGTTGGTGCTCAAGGAGCTGGTGCGTAACCTGTTCCTGTTCTGCTATGCCCGGGCGTTGCGCCCGACAAGCGAGTTCAATGGCAGGTTTCAAGGATGA
- a CDS encoding FKBP-type peptidyl-prolyl cis-trans isomerase, whose product MSEVNLSTDETRVSYGIGRQLGDQLRDNPPPGVSLDAILAGLTDAFAGKPSRVGQDEMSASFKVIREIMQAEAAAKAEAAAGEGLAFLAENAKREGITTLASGLQFEVLTQGDGAKPTREDQVRTHYHGTLIDGTVFDSSYDRGQPAEFPVGGVIPGWTEALQLMSAGSKWRLYVPSELAYGAQGVGSIPPHSVLVFDVELLDVL is encoded by the coding sequence ATGTCCGAAGTTAACCTGTCCACCGACGAAACCCGCGTCAGCTACGGCATTGGCCGTCAGTTGGGCGACCAACTGCGCGACAACCCGCCACCAGGCGTCAGCCTGGACGCGATCCTGGCCGGCCTGACCGACGCCTTTGCCGGCAAGCCAAGCCGTGTGGGGCAGGACGAGATGTCCGCCAGCTTCAAGGTCATTCGCGAAATCATGCAGGCCGAAGCGGCTGCCAAGGCTGAAGCGGCTGCTGGCGAAGGCCTTGCGTTCCTGGCCGAAAACGCCAAGCGTGAAGGCATCACCACCCTGGCTTCGGGTCTGCAATTCGAAGTGCTGACCCAGGGCGACGGCGCCAAGCCGACCCGTGAAGACCAGGTTCGTACCCATTACCACGGCACCCTGATCGACGGTACTGTATTCGACAGTTCCTACGATCGTGGCCAGCCGGCTGAATTCCCGGTGGGCGGCGTTATTCCAGGCTGGACCGAAGCGTTGCAACTGATGAGCGCCGGCAGCAAATGGCGCCTGTACGTGCCGAGCGAACTGGCCTATGGCGCTCAAGGCGTCGGCAGCATTCCGCCGCACAGCGTACTGGTGTTTGACGTCGAGTTGCTGGACGTTCTGTAA
- a CDS encoding TIGR00645 family protein — protein MERFIENAMYASRWLLAPIYFGLSLGLLALALKFFQEVFHVIPNVFSMAESDLILVLLSLIDMALVGGLLVMVMISGYENFVSQLDIDSDKEKLNWLGTMDSSSLKMKVAASIVAISSIHLLRIFMDAKNVDPEHLKWYVIIHMTFVVSAFAMGYLDKLTKH, from the coding sequence ATGGAACGCTTTATCGAAAATGCAATGTACGCCTCCCGTTGGCTGCTGGCGCCGATTTATTTCGGGTTGTCCCTGGGCTTGCTGGCCCTGGCGCTGAAATTCTTCCAGGAAGTCTTTCACGTCATCCCCAACGTTTTTTCCATGGCCGAATCCGACCTGATCCTGGTGCTGCTGTCGCTGATCGACATGGCGCTGGTGGGCGGCCTGCTGGTGATGGTGATGATTTCCGGCTACGAGAACTTCGTCTCGCAACTGGATATCGATTCTGACAAGGAAAAGCTCAACTGGCTGGGCACCATGGACTCTTCATCGCTGAAGATGAAAGTCGCCGCCTCGATCGTGGCCATTTCCTCCATTCACCTGCTGCGCATCTTCATGGACGCCAAGAACGTCGATCCCGAGCACTTGAAGTGGTACGTGATCATCCACATGACCTTCGTGGTCTCGGCGTTTGCCATGGGCTATCTGGATAAACTGACCAAGCACTGA